A genomic stretch from Chryseobacterium sp. SNU WT5 includes:
- a CDS encoding acyl-CoA dehydrogenase family protein: MNSETTHNLNMIAETARDFAEKKIRPNIMDWDESQTFPVELFHQLGEMGFMGIVIPEEYGGSGLGYHEYVTILDEISQVDPSIGLSVAAHNSLCTNHIYEFGSEEQRHKWLPQLASGKVIGAWGLTEHNTGSDSGGMNTTAVKDGDDWIINGAKNFITHAISGDIAVVMTRTGEKGARNNSTAFVLEKGMPGFTSGKKENKLGMRASETAELIFDSVRVSDANRLGEVGSGFKQAMKILDGGRISIAALSLGTARGAYKAALKYSLERHQFGKAINEFQAINFMLADMATEIDAAELLIQRASNLKNAKQPMTKEGAMAKLYASEACVRIANNAVQIFGGYGYTKDFPAEKYYRDSKLCTIGEGTSEIQRLVIGREISK, from the coding sequence ATGAACAGCGAGACTACTCACAACCTTAATATGATTGCAGAAACCGCAAGAGATTTTGCAGAAAAAAAAATCCGTCCAAATATTATGGATTGGGATGAAAGCCAAACCTTTCCTGTAGAACTATTTCATCAACTGGGTGAAATGGGCTTTATGGGTATTGTTATTCCAGAAGAATATGGTGGATCAGGATTAGGATATCACGAATATGTGACTATTTTAGATGAAATATCGCAAGTTGATCCTTCAATTGGACTTTCTGTTGCAGCACATAATTCTCTTTGTACAAATCACATCTATGAGTTTGGATCTGAAGAACAGAGACACAAATGGTTACCGCAACTTGCATCTGGTAAAGTGATTGGAGCATGGGGATTAACAGAACATAACACTGGTTCTGATTCTGGTGGGATGAACACAACTGCAGTGAAAGATGGAGATGATTGGATTATTAATGGTGCCAAAAACTTTATTACACATGCTATCTCAGGAGATATTGCAGTAGTAATGACGAGAACCGGCGAAAAGGGAGCACGTAATAACTCAACTGCATTTGTTTTAGAAAAAGGTATGCCCGGATTTACGTCAGGAAAAAAAGAAAATAAATTAGGAATGCGCGCTTCCGAAACCGCAGAATTAATTTTTGATAGCGTACGCGTTTCAGATGCTAATCGATTAGGAGAAGTAGGTTCTGGTTTCAAACAAGCAATGAAAATACTTGACGGTGGTAGAATTTCGATTGCTGCATTAAGCTTAGGAACTGCAAGAGGAGCTTACAAAGCGGCTCTAAAATACTCATTAGAGAGACATCAGTTTGGAAAAGCAATTAATGAGTTCCAGGCAATCAACTTCATGCTTGCTGATATGGCAACAGAAATTGACGCAGCAGAATTATTAATTCAACGTGCATCTAATTTAAAAAATGCAAAACAACCAATGACCAAAGAAGGTGCAATGGCAAAACTCTACGCTTCCGAAGCTTGTGTAAGAATAGCTAATAATGCAGTTCAGATTTTTGGTGGTTACGGCTATACAAAAGATTTTCCTGCAGAAAAATACTATAGAGATTCAAAACTTTGTACGATCGGCGAGGGAACTTCAGAAATACAAAGGCTGGTTATTGGAAGAGAAATTTCTAAGTAA
- a CDS encoding nucleoside triphosphate pyrophosphohydrolase family protein, which translates to MEKLDALNQVAEFHKTFNVPILETPQIPAKERCELRVSLLQEELDELKQAIEDNDLVEIADALCDLQYVLSGAVLEFGLGKKFPALFNEVQRSNMSKACNNQQEADETIAFYKEKGEDAFARPAGEKINVHRTSDQKVLKNKYYSPADLKSIIN; encoded by the coding sequence ATGGAAAAATTAGATGCACTTAATCAAGTTGCAGAATTTCACAAAACTTTTAACGTACCAATTTTGGAAACACCTCAAATTCCAGCAAAGGAAAGATGTGAGTTAAGAGTTTCGCTTTTACAGGAAGAACTAGATGAATTAAAACAAGCGATCGAGGACAATGATTTGGTGGAAATCGCAGATGCTTTATGTGATTTACAATATGTATTGAGCGGGGCGGTTTTAGAATTTGGTTTAGGGAAAAAATTCCCAGCGCTATTTAATGAAGTACAGCGTTCTAATATGTCCAAAGCTTGTAATAACCAACAAGAAGCAGACGAGACGATCGCTTTTTATAAAGAAAAAGGCGAAGATGCTTTTGCACGGCCTGCTGGAGAAAAAATTAATGTTCATAGAACTTCGGACCAAAAAGTTTTAAAAAATAAATATTATTCTCCCGCAGATTTAAAATCTATCATTAATTAA
- a CDS encoding helix-hairpin-helix domain-containing protein encodes MRYSVQMSAAKNYFLGFLTSVIILGAGLYFYNSNNPPSVPEPTFTENNTTERKMLQEFDPNDLDKNDWINLGFSERQVATLLKYKSVVGGYFISKEQFKKCYAVSAEKYQELEPYILLPESSSKRQSFVKNFSDYNSNTYHSKPKKELKIAGKFNPDHYSLTDFINLGFSEKQALSILKYKNYLGGSFISKEKFKECYTISDENYQRLAPYLLLPEKSTLNNTVKNPTVYQKDSSPVKPEINYQPFDPNTTNLEGWQKLGFSPKQAQVIINYRDKNLKGKFTTFDQIASCFVISEEKFEKLKPYIILTSTGSKSSNSEAVKSADNQYHSSKTQDIKVTKTDFQTTELNQMKFNQLIEFGFDEKSAASLIGFRNKLGGFVNKKQIIETYNIDKDLAERLVNIAPLNSNSVTKYTLIDAPESFLKNHPYFKYYADKIIYYRISYPDEKKIFKLMAIKPEAEQKMRLYLK; translated from the coding sequence ATGCGATATTCAGTACAGATGTCTGCGGCTAAAAATTATTTTTTAGGATTTCTCACTTCCGTTATAATTTTAGGCGCTGGATTATATTTTTACAATTCAAATAATCCTCCTTCTGTTCCCGAACCTACTTTTACCGAAAACAATACTACGGAGCGTAAGATGTTACAAGAGTTTGATCCAAACGATCTGGATAAAAACGACTGGATAAATTTGGGATTTTCTGAAAGACAGGTCGCCACCTTACTAAAATACAAATCAGTAGTTGGAGGATATTTTATCTCAAAAGAACAGTTTAAAAAATGTTACGCAGTCTCAGCGGAAAAGTATCAAGAGCTGGAACCCTATATATTATTACCGGAAAGTTCTTCAAAAAGACAATCATTTGTAAAGAATTTCTCAGATTATAATTCTAATACGTACCACTCTAAACCTAAAAAAGAGCTCAAAATTGCGGGAAAATTTAATCCCGATCATTATTCTTTGACAGATTTCATTAATCTTGGTTTTTCAGAAAAACAAGCACTTTCAATTTTAAAATACAAGAATTATCTTGGCGGCAGTTTCATCAGTAAAGAGAAATTTAAAGAATGTTATACCATTAGTGATGAAAATTACCAAAGGCTAGCTCCTTATCTTCTACTTCCTGAAAAGTCAACACTCAATAACACTGTTAAAAACCCTACAGTCTATCAGAAGGATAGCTCACCTGTAAAACCCGAGATCAATTATCAGCCGTTTGATCCTAACACCACTAATTTAGAAGGCTGGCAAAAACTTGGATTTTCACCAAAGCAAGCTCAAGTAATTATTAATTACAGAGATAAAAATTTGAAAGGGAAGTTTACGACCTTCGATCAAATTGCAAGTTGTTTTGTTATCTCAGAAGAAAAATTTGAAAAATTAAAACCATACATTATTTTAACTTCCACAGGTTCAAAAAGCAGCAACTCCGAAGCAGTAAAATCAGCAGATAATCAATATCACAGTTCCAAAACACAAGATATTAAAGTTACAAAAACCGATTTTCAGACAACTGAATTGAACCAGATGAAATTTAACCAATTAATTGAGTTTGGTTTTGACGAGAAGAGTGCCGCAAGCTTAATAGGATTTAGAAATAAATTAGGTGGGTTTGTCAATAAAAAACAGATTATAGAAACATATAATATAGATAAAGATTTAGCTGAAAGACTCGTAAACATAGCCCCTTTAAATAGCAATAGTGTGACAAAATATACTTTGATCGATGCGCCGGAGTCCTTTCTAAAAAACCATCCATATTTTAAATATTACGCTGATAAGATCATCTATTACCGTATTTCTTACCCGGATGAAAAAAAAATATTTAAGCTTATGGCTATTAAACCAGAAGCAGAGCAAAAAATGAGATTGTACTTAAAATAA
- a CDS encoding endonuclease — MKKFLFYFVFFPILGFSQAPPTYYSGTESLVGYQLKTKLHDIISSKPITWNYSDLPIFYNDTDIDHHYDYDASNSIYLLDMYSNNPTGASAYHYTGSQLISTAGQEGLGYNREHIMPQSTFDSNYPMYSDLFFVIPTDARINQIRNNFPFGIGGAVNYTVFSNGSRMSNNATPNSGYTGRVYEPHAEFKGDIARSLLYFAVRYEGKLNSFKFDNGTSAANDRNPLDGTEEKSFEDWYVNMLLKWHNEDPVSPKEIERNNNVFAVQKNRNPFIDHPEWVDLIWNQTASSSVPLAPLNLSSTQISSYFINLNWNDSPSSDLLGYKVYQNGLYIGYTTNTSFTVDHLLPSTNYQFSIRAYNDSYMESADSNFFSVATLSSDRYTRDLMISKYLEGTDDNKALEITNKTGHAVSLNGYKISAQFYNTVNGNYYFPAPYDLEGVINNNETIVILHPRANFSCITNNDAAFLSASPQISFSGSNYLELRYRSTTIDAIGSKYIDNTSLLANVSLYRIPAITEPNNSFTLSEWDTHAVDYCDNIGVLSAANVPNPVDNEISIYPNPVADAKLFVSGQNLSRFENAQIFSMTGQLIMTVEKPFNKSNIVEVHDLPAGIFLLKLGEVTLQFIKK; from the coding sequence ATGAAAAAATTTTTATTCTATTTCGTATTCTTTCCAATTTTAGGGTTTTCACAAGCTCCTCCTACTTATTATTCAGGTACTGAAAGTTTGGTTGGGTATCAATTAAAGACAAAACTTCACGATATTATTTCCTCGAAACCTATTACTTGGAATTATAGTGATCTGCCAATATTTTATAATGATACAGATATTGACCATCATTATGATTATGATGCTTCAAATTCGATTTATTTACTGGATATGTATAGCAATAATCCCACTGGTGCCAGTGCTTATCATTATACCGGTTCTCAATTAATCAGTACTGCCGGGCAAGAAGGATTAGGTTATAATAGAGAACATATTATGCCACAGAGCACGTTTGATAGCAATTACCCAATGTACTCGGATCTGTTTTTTGTGATTCCAACTGATGCTAGAATTAATCAGATTCGAAATAATTTCCCTTTCGGAATAGGAGGAGCTGTAAATTACACTGTATTTTCAAATGGATCTAGAATGAGTAATAATGCTACCCCCAATTCTGGATATACAGGAAGAGTTTATGAGCCTCATGCTGAATTTAAAGGAGATATTGCCAGAAGTCTACTGTATTTTGCAGTTCGGTATGAAGGGAAATTAAATTCCTTTAAGTTTGATAATGGTACTTCAGCCGCTAATGATAGAAATCCTCTCGATGGGACGGAAGAAAAATCATTTGAAGATTGGTACGTGAATATGTTATTAAAATGGCATAATGAAGATCCAGTATCTCCTAAAGAAATAGAACGGAATAATAATGTTTTCGCCGTACAGAAAAACCGAAATCCGTTTATTGATCATCCAGAATGGGTAGATCTAATTTGGAATCAAACTGCTTCCAGTTCAGTGCCATTAGCACCGTTAAATTTGTCCAGTACACAAATAAGCTCTTATTTCATCAATTTAAATTGGAATGATTCTCCATCTTCCGATCTACTAGGTTATAAAGTTTACCAAAATGGTCTTTATATAGGATATACAACCAATACCAGTTTTACGGTAGATCACCTATTACCTTCAACCAATTACCAGTTTTCAATCCGAGCTTACAATGATAGTTATATGGAGTCGGCAGACAGCAATTTCTTTTCGGTCGCTACATTATCTTCAGATAGGTATACTAGAGATTTAATGATTTCCAAATATTTGGAAGGTACCGATGATAATAAAGCTTTAGAGATCACTAATAAAACGGGACATGCAGTAAGTTTGAATGGTTACAAAATAAGTGCTCAATTTTATAATACGGTGAACGGTAACTATTATTTTCCTGCGCCATACGATTTAGAAGGAGTAATTAATAATAATGAAACAATCGTTATTCTACATCCCAGAGCTAATTTTAGCTGTATTACGAATAATGATGCTGCATTTCTTTCTGCTTCGCCTCAAATAAGTTTCTCGGGCAGCAATTATCTTGAATTACGATACAGATCCACTACTATTGATGCAATTGGATCCAAATATATTGATAATACTTCTTTGTTAGCTAACGTTTCACTCTATAGGATTCCTGCAATTACAGAGCCTAATAATTCTTTTACATTGTCCGAGTGGGATACTCATGCCGTGGATTATTGTGATAATATTGGAGTCTTGTCTGCTGCTAATGTTCCTAATCCGGTTGATAATGAAATTTCCATATATCCTAATCCTGTCGCTGATGCAAAGTTATTTGTGAGCGGCCAAAACCTAAGTCGATTTGAAAATGCTCAAATATTTAGTATGACAGGACAATTGATCATGACCGTTGAAAAACCTTTTAACAAGAGTAATATTGTAGAGGTACATGATCTTCCTGCAGGAATATTTTTATTAAAGTTGGGTGAGGTAACACTTCAATTTATAAAAAAATAA
- a CDS encoding DUF4230 domain-containing protein — protein sequence MKKKEIIIAFITGAVAMILLFVLWNKLTKKAEDKVQNDYYIITNQIRKMNKMVVMEQDFSSMQKTRITSQMLGSSLLPSSEKEIVTFTKTNAQVSYDLNKMKLEVDSINKKLIIRELPNADIRIIPSVEIQSMDDSFFNRFSDQDFKKVTKYAKDNAYKTVNQNRLRNEGRKQLTENLDQIFVLAKALNYTIEDQTGQIDVTKL from the coding sequence GTGAAAAAGAAGGAAATAATTATTGCTTTTATTACAGGTGCAGTTGCGATGATATTGCTTTTTGTACTCTGGAATAAACTGACAAAGAAAGCAGAAGACAAAGTTCAAAATGATTACTATATTATTACCAATCAAATTCGTAAAATGAATAAAATGGTTGTAATGGAGCAGGATTTTTCCAGCATGCAAAAAACTAGAATTACCTCTCAAATGTTGGGAAGTTCACTTCTGCCATCATCAGAAAAAGAGATCGTAACTTTTACAAAAACCAATGCCCAGGTTTCATATGACTTAAATAAAATGAAACTGGAGGTTGATTCTATAAACAAAAAACTAATTATCAGAGAATTGCCGAATGCTGATATTAGGATTATTCCCAGTGTAGAAATTCAATCAATGGATGATTCATTTTTCAACCGATTTAGTGATCAGGACTTTAAGAAAGTTACAAAATATGCAAAGGATAATGCTTACAAAACGGTCAATCAAAATCGTCTAAGGAACGAGGGCAGAAAACAATTAACCGAAAACTTAGATCAAATTTTTGTTTTGGCAAAGGCTTTGAATTACACTATTGAAGACCAGACTGGTCAGATCGATGTCACAAAACTATAA
- a CDS encoding MerR family transcriptional regulator, whose product MKVNLPDKLYYSIGEVSKAFDVNASLIRYWEQEFPIIKPKKNKKGNRYFTPEDIKNLKMIYHLVKEKGYTLDGARVALTTNSKISETVSMIDRLEFVKAELQKLKESLVDSPE is encoded by the coding sequence ATGAAAGTTAATTTACCTGACAAACTCTATTATTCGATTGGTGAGGTTTCCAAAGCCTTTGATGTGAACGCATCACTGATCCGTTATTGGGAACAGGAATTCCCGATCATTAAACCGAAAAAGAATAAAAAGGGCAACCGATACTTCACTCCAGAGGATATTAAAAACCTTAAAATGATTTATCATCTGGTCAAGGAAAAAGGCTACACCTTAGATGGGGCACGAGTCGCTCTTACCACCAATTCCAAAATATCTGAAACCGTTTCAATGATTGACCGGCTTGAGTTTGTAAAAGCAGAATTACAAAAACTAAAAGAATCTCTAGTAGATTCACCTGAATGA
- a CDS encoding reprolysin-like metallopeptidase: MKTQILSFAFAAIAGLSYGQTSSLWTNAGRSASSEVLANKASIANPKLFNLNVEGLKSALKGSPNKLAVNEKSATIITLPSVGGKMEDFKVSENSNFDPALAAKYPEIKSYVGQSLANPANVVYFSLSPLGLSSMEISSDNSAVFIEPYTTDASSYVVYQRSDKKDNLNKFECLTIDDAKSQLGEDLTARPNADDAVLRTFRLALSCTGEYTAYFGGTKAKALAAMNNTMTRVNGVFQKDFSARMIIISNNDSVIYTNASTDPYSNSSSMSQWNGQLQSTLTSVIGESNYDIGHLFGASGGGGNAGCIGCVCVNGSKGKGITSPSDNNPSGDNFDIDYVAHEMGHQFGGNHTFTKSNEGTGVQMEPGSGSTIMGYAGITNVDVQPHSDPYFHAVTIQQITNNIKSKTCPVTTSTGNSIPTANAGADYTIPKSTPFMLTGTSTDANGDALTYIWEQMDNQANADAPSATKTTGVNFRSYMPTTSPTRYFPRMQSVLAGSTTTASPEITVEALSSVGRTLNFRYTVRDNRPGGSGNNSDDAVISVNSSAGPFAVTSQSSSTSYTGGSSQAVTWNVAGTTSNGVNAANVDILWSTDSGNTWSTLLSATPNDGSQNVTIPNTSTSTGRIMVKGTNHVFFNVNKSNISVSAGAGDTVAPKAPVLSASGTTSTSTNLSWSGATDNVGVTGYDIYRGTTLLGSTESTSATITGLSASTTYSFNVKAKDAAGNISVASNAVSVTTPASSTDTTPPTAPSLSVSGTTASSTNLSWSGSTDNVGVIEYDVFQNASLIGSTSSTSYAVSGLSASTSYTFSVKAKDAAGNVSVSSNNVSVTTLSSSVSYCSSSANSTADERIGNVKFNTINNSSTGTSGYENFTSVSTNVTRGTNYSLSITPTWRSTKYSEAYAVYIDYNGNGTFTDAGENVWTKAGSTTSPVTGSITIPSNATLGATRMRVMMKYYSAPSSPCENFSYGQVEDYTINIMSSGKEVAASTANPAKEFSIFPNPVTGKVLNISNADSTAFSIYDMSGKLLQSGEIVDHVVNLINLPKGVYIIQVGSSSKRFIKE; this comes from the coding sequence ATGAAAACACAAATTCTATCTTTTGCTTTCGCAGCAATTGCTGGTCTCTCCTATGGACAAACCAGCTCTTTATGGACGAATGCAGGCAGATCTGCAAGTAGTGAAGTTTTAGCGAACAAAGCTTCTATTGCTAATCCAAAATTATTCAACCTGAACGTTGAAGGTCTCAAATCAGCTTTGAAAGGCTCGCCTAACAAACTGGCAGTTAATGAAAAATCGGCCACCATTATTACTTTGCCATCCGTTGGCGGAAAAATGGAAGATTTTAAAGTTTCCGAAAATTCAAATTTCGATCCTGCATTGGCTGCGAAATATCCAGAGATTAAGTCTTATGTTGGACAAAGCTTAGCTAATCCAGCTAACGTAGTTTATTTCAGCTTATCACCTCTGGGTTTATCCTCTATGGAAATCAGCAGTGATAATTCTGCAGTTTTTATTGAACCTTACACTACTGATGCCTCATCTTACGTGGTTTATCAGCGGTCAGATAAAAAGGACAATTTAAATAAATTTGAATGTCTGACAATTGATGATGCTAAATCTCAGTTAGGAGAAGATTTAACTGCCCGACCTAATGCAGATGATGCCGTACTTAGAACTTTCCGTCTTGCACTTTCCTGTACAGGTGAATATACAGCCTATTTCGGGGGAACGAAAGCTAAGGCCTTGGCAGCGATGAACAACACCATGACTCGTGTTAACGGAGTTTTTCAAAAAGACTTCTCTGCTCGAATGATCATTATCTCAAATAATGATTCGGTAATATATACCAACGCTTCAACTGATCCTTATTCCAACTCTTCTTCAATGTCGCAATGGAATGGCCAACTTCAATCTACTCTAACCTCTGTAATTGGCGAGTCTAATTATGATATTGGACACTTATTTGGTGCGTCTGGCGGTGGCGGAAACGCAGGTTGTATCGGATGTGTTTGTGTAAACGGTTCTAAAGGAAAAGGAATCACTTCTCCTTCAGACAATAATCCATCAGGAGATAACTTTGATATTGATTACGTGGCACACGAAATGGGTCATCAATTTGGTGGAAATCATACGTTTACTAAATCAAATGAAGGAACAGGAGTACAAATGGAACCAGGATCCGGATCAACTATTATGGGTTATGCAGGAATTACAAATGTGGACGTTCAGCCTCATTCTGATCCCTATTTCCATGCTGTAACTATTCAGCAAATAACTAATAATATTAAATCCAAGACTTGCCCTGTAACTACTTCAACTGGTAATTCAATTCCAACTGCAAATGCTGGCGCAGATTATACGATTCCCAAAAGTACCCCGTTCATGTTAACTGGTACCTCTACGGATGCAAATGGTGATGCACTAACCTATATTTGGGAACAGATGGACAATCAAGCAAATGCGGATGCGCCAAGTGCCACAAAAACAACAGGTGTAAACTTTAGAAGTTATATGCCAACAACATCTCCTACAAGATATTTCCCAAGAATGCAGTCTGTTTTAGCAGGTTCTACTACAACTGCAAGTCCAGAAATTACGGTAGAAGCTTTATCTTCTGTTGGTAGAACACTCAATTTCAGATATACTGTTCGTGATAACAGACCTGGTGGATCAGGAAATAATTCAGATGATGCCGTAATTTCAGTAAATTCTAGTGCAGGACCATTCGCAGTAACATCACAGTCATCTTCAACTTCTTATACTGGTGGATCTTCACAAGCAGTTACCTGGAATGTTGCAGGAACTACTTCTAATGGAGTGAACGCAGCAAATGTTGATATTCTATGGTCTACCGACAGTGGAAATACATGGTCAACGTTGTTATCTGCAACACCAAATGACGGATCTCAAAACGTGACTATTCCAAATACATCAACTTCTACAGGTAGAATTATGGTGAAAGGAACAAATCATGTTTTCTTTAACGTAAACAAAAGCAACATTTCAGTATCAGCTGGAGCTGGAGACACAGTAGCACCTAAGGCTCCTGTTCTTTCTGCTTCCGGAACTACATCTACTTCAACTAATTTATCTTGGAGTGGTGCAACTGATAATGTTGGAGTAACCGGATATGACATATACAGAGGAACTACATTATTAGGTTCTACAGAATCTACATCTGCAACCATTACTGGACTTTCAGCATCTACTACTTATTCTTTCAATGTGAAAGCAAAAGATGCTGCAGGGAATATTTCTGTTGCAAGTAATGCAGTTTCAGTGACTACACCAGCTTCTTCTACTGATACTACTCCACCAACTGCACCGAGTTTATCAGTATCGGGTACTACAGCGAGCTCCACTAATCTTTCCTGGAGTGGTTCAACAGATAATGTAGGAGTGATAGAATATGATGTATTCCAAAACGCTTCTCTAATTGGTTCTACAAGTTCAACTTCTTATGCAGTTTCTGGCTTATCTGCTTCAACATCTTACACGTTCTCTGTTAAAGCGAAAGATGCAGCGGGGAATGTTTCTGTATCAAGTAATAATGTTTCCGTTACTACACTTTCCAGTTCTGTAAGCTACTGTTCATCTTCTGCAAACAGTACTGCTGACGAGCGTATTGGTAATGTAAAATTCAATACCATCAACAACTCTTCAACAGGCACATCAGGTTACGAAAACTTCACTTCAGTTTCTACTAATGTAACCAGAGGAACAAATTACTCATTATCGATCACCCCTACTTGGAGATCTACAAAATACTCAGAAGCATATGCAGTATATATTGACTATAATGGAAATGGAACATTTACAGATGCAGGCGAGAACGTATGGACCAAAGCTGGTTCTACAACTTCACCAGTAACAGGCTCCATTACCATTCCGAGCAACGCTACCTTGGGTGCCACAAGAATGCGCGTAATGATGAAATACTACTCCGCACCATCGTCTCCATGTGAGAATTTCAGCTATGGTCAAGTTGAGGATTATACAATCAATATTATGTCCAGTGGAAAAGAGGTTGCAGCTTCTACAGCAAATCCAGCTAAAGAATTTTCAATCTTTCCAAATCCTGTAACAGGTAAAGTTCTGAATATTTCTAACGCAGATTCAACTGCATTCAGTATTTATGATATGAGTGGGAAACTTCTTCAATCAGGAGAAATAGTTGATCACGTTGTGAATTTAATTAATCTTCCTAAGGGAGTTTATATTATTCAGGTTGGATCATCTTCCAAAAGATTCATAAAAGAATAA
- a CDS encoding TlpA family protein disulfide reductase, whose amino-acid sequence MKYFCKIILSTAAIFFALQSCNSQKIVINREVDTTNDGKMLLGYQSKDQLLKEPYSEWYVKEHDEYAIDQKSVAELKKEKLNSYSLIIVMGTWCEDSHREVPRLFKILEQLNYPENKLTIIAVNRKKEAPSGEEGTYNIQKVPTIIVQKYGKEIGRIIESPSTGYLERDLLEIIKKDNSSIKDLLK is encoded by the coding sequence ATGAAATATTTTTGCAAAATAATACTCAGCACGGCGGCTATTTTTTTCGCATTGCAATCTTGCAATTCGCAGAAAATTGTCATCAACCGGGAAGTAGATACTACAAATGACGGAAAAATGTTGCTTGGCTATCAGTCAAAAGATCAACTTTTAAAAGAACCTTATAGTGAATGGTATGTGAAAGAGCACGATGAATATGCAATCGATCAGAAATCCGTTGCCGAATTAAAGAAAGAAAAACTGAACTCCTATTCGCTAATCATTGTGATGGGAACTTGGTGTGAAGATAGTCATCGTGAAGTGCCACGTTTATTCAAAATTTTGGAGCAATTAAATTACCCCGAAAACAAACTTACTATTATTGCAGTTAATCGTAAAAAAGAAGCACCAAGTGGTGAAGAAGGAACGTATAATATCCAAAAAGTTCCTACCATCATCGTTCAAAAATACGGTAAAGAAATCGGCAGGATTATTGAAAGTCCTTCAACAGGATATCTTGAAAGAGATCTGTTAGAAATTATTAAAAAAGACAATTCCTCAATTAAAGATCTATTAAAGTAA